A stretch of the Fusarium musae strain F31 chromosome 2, whole genome shotgun sequence genome encodes the following:
- a CDS encoding hypothetical protein (EggNog:ENOG41) yields the protein MISSVTLWMTEIAPPSIRGILVGLVGASLLFGYASSLWVGYGFYFFKSSNAWRVPFVFQGFPALLLLVLLYWLPESPRWLMLQGRHDQARENLLKLHTPEEVDVEFLQIRTQVEIDKTLPSSYWAMFTNRNYRKRTLIGMGTFASIQTSGILVINNYGPMIYGALGFGVETQLIYAAAWLTLGWGGGCLALFVVDKIPRPKFIGYGLLACQACLIIEAALVANFAGSDNKTALRACVAMLFLFVFIYEFSLDSAQFVYLGELFPTHIRAKGVSLGCGTLALMNVIWLSAAPTAFASIGWKFYLCFIIPGCFCAAIILYYLPDTLGLPLEEINAIFEDEYRDSIAGIEEGNAKGSFSDKSPKEVVSSE from the exons atgatctcgtcagTGACTCTATGGATGACAGAGATAGCACCTCCCTCGATCCGTGGCATTCTCGTTGGTCTCGTCGGAGCAAGCTTGCTCTTTGGATACGCATCATCGCTTTGGGTGGGCTACGGCTTCTATTTCTTCAAGAGCTCAAATGCATGGAGAGTTCCGTTCG tgTTCCAGGGTTTTCCAGCACTCTTAttgcttgttcttctctacTGGCTGCCTGAATCTCCCCGTTGGCTGATGCTACAAGGCCGCCATGATCAAGCAAGGGAGAATCTACTAAAGCTTCATACTCCAGAAGAAGTGGATGTCGAATTCTTGCAGATCCGCACACAGGTTGAAATCGACAAGACTCTCCCAAGCTCATACTGGGCCATGTTCACAAATAGAAACTACAGAAAGCGAACCCTTATCGGCATGGGCACCTTTGCCAGTATCCAAACATCTGGAATTCTAGTCATCAACA ATTACGGTCCTATG ATTTACGGCGCACTTGGTTTCGGAGTCGAGACACAGCTCATCTATGCAGCTGCTTGGCTCACCTTGGGCTGGGGCGGTGGCTGCCTGGCACTTTTTGTCGTCGACAAGATCCCAAGGCCTAAGTTCATCGGCTATGGCCTCCTTGCCTGTCAAGCATGTCTAATAATCGAGGCTGCATTGGTGGCCAACTTTGCGGGCTCAGACAACAAGACAGCCCTCCGAGCTTGTGTCGCGATGCTCTTTTTGTTTGTCTTTATCTATGAGTTTTCGTTGGACAGTGCCCAGTTTGTTTACTTGGGTGAACTGTTCCCTACTCATATACGAGCAAAGGGTGTCTCGCTGGGCTGTGGAACACTAGCACTGATGAACGTCATTTGGCTATCTGCTGCACCCACTGCTTTCGC CTCGATTGGCTGGAAGTTCTATCTATGCTTTATCATCCCAGGATGCTTTTGTGCCGCTATCATCCTGTACTATCTCCCTGACACACTTGGTTTACCGCTTGAAGAAATCAATGCTATCTTTGAGGACGAG TACAGAGATAGCATTGCTGGCATTGAGGAGGGAAATGCAAAGGGGTCTTTCTCAGATAAGAGCCCTAAGGAAGTGGTTAGCAGTGAGTAA
- a CDS encoding hypothetical protein (EggNog:ENOG41), protein MSNPSDPKAYTIGWICALSTEFTAAGEQFDQEYKRDESPKRIDRNDHNAYRFGKIEGHLVVIAVLPNGQYGTSSAAVVAKDMMRSFPNIRFGLMVGIGGGVPTEKRDIRLGDVVVSSPEAGQSGVFQYDFGRATKEGYQYRGSLNKPPQVLLAAVAKLKSQFEAESNQIAAKVDTIVNDPCHEFCVTAPTNLIDRTPRSELLEEEVSVHYGIIASGNTLMQDVTKRDELAKANILCFEMEAAGLMDGFPCLVIRGICDYCDSHKNDKWQGYAAMTAAVYAKQVLGEIRPEDITMEETGISKMNEGE, encoded by the exons ATGTCCAATCCGAGCGATCCAAAGGCCTATACAATTGGGTGGATTTGTGCCCTGTCGACAGAGTTCACCGCAGCGGGGGAACAGTTCGACCAAGAATATAAACGGGATGAGTCGCCTAAGCGCATAGACAGAAATGATCACAATGCGTACAGATTCGGCAAAATCGAGGGTCACTTGGTCGTCATAGCCGTCTTGCCCAACGGTCAGTACGGGACTTCATCTGCAGCCGTTGTCGCCAAAGATATGATGCGCAGCTTTCCAAACATACGATTTGGTCTTATGGTCGGGATTGGCGGAGGTGTCCCTACTGAAAAGCGTGACATTCGCTTGGGGGATGTTGTAGTCAGCTCACCTGAGGCCGGTCAAAGTGGTGTCTTCCAATACGACTTCGGCAGAGCTACAAAAGAAGGGTATCAATACAGGGGATCGCTCAACAAACCACCTCAGGTATTACTTGCAGCAGTAGCAAAGCTCAAGTCCCAATTCGAGGCAGAGAGCAATCAGATCGCTGCGAAGGTCGACACCATCGT AAATGATCCGTGTCATGAGTTTTGTGTGACAGCCCCAACTAATCTCATTGATCGCACACCGCGGTCGGAACTTCTAGAAGAGGAGGTCTCAGTCCACTATGGTATCATTGCTTCAGGCAATACTCTCATGCAAGACGTCACCAAGCGAGATGAGCTTGCCAAGGCAAATATCTTGTGTTTTGAAATGGAAGCCGCTGGGCTTATGGATGGGTTTCCATGTCTTGTTATTCGCGGAATATGCGACTATTGTGACTCTCATAAGAATGATAAATGGCAGGGCTATGCAGCTATGACTGCTGCTGTATACGCTAAGCAGGTTCTCGGTGAAATACGCCCAGAGGACATTACAATGGAGGAGACTGGTATCTCAAAGATGAATGAAGGTGAGTAG
- a CDS encoding hypothetical protein (EggNog:ENOG41) gives MEGNSSEMVRELHGDLQRKWKAHGPRVETAWRSFNKAQRAKCMKAGSADGVVLKHSSDVSLGNVYKFIPEWNLADITAPNSDFLLDILKHRANKTLFEQYAEGVSGTLGDRHLIEKMVREKNLRHVDPFKHSYTYFYDEKYGESFTVQPRHLEEVMKGLRIAIDHGVLIPRSLGELVLQRQITILQLLNVMIEDILDQGSQTRARSGAKKLSKNAPLSESASKQTTVKLTPQEVAAIASDQKSSLEEYLSLLRTEPTVLCPGVNVQFFSRPELVPDEKGRSLPVHTDKYIGPAVFETVHHAVQGIAIWNSITGLLDLLVKPSTDKLYKSTILQELSNMCHFEYARTQALFKRQVSTRSGSKWFKRISNACDNSGNAKVSMKGKPEELTRSDPQLHYLLRLCQPETTVTKAAEWMEKLSDLYKAHPLEREKLDERESRILHDVAAIVAFFQDLSRVYSLPSASRKKGNLLVAGLQEVDTELNQIKKEVDLRDYAAPIDNLLEPGMSAKALEALDEFIEEKTGTKMASLYQDELEKVFRNVEEQYQQAKNKANTDSKTDFVPIDTAPVDTKERIETRRQKEKTRPEHSSVYAITPITDSAEEKEPGKPTQPLKVSSSTAEVFATLFDKTQSRGSVSWSSFEAAMSELGFSVLPRFGSVYTFRPSEDMDIKRPVSIHRPHQSRIEGYLILILARRLNRAFGWSEESFVTE, from the coding sequence ATGGAAGGCAACTCCTCAGAAATGGTTCGCGAGCTGCACGGCGACTTACAACGCAAATGGAAAGCTCATGGCCCCAGAGTCGAAACTGCCTGGCGCTCATTCAACAAAGCTCAACGCGCGAAATGCATGAAAGCCGGCTCGGCAGATGGAGTTGTCCTCAAGCACTCGTCGGACGTATCGCTAGGCAACGTCTACAAATTCATTCCCGAGTGGAACCTCGCGGACATTACAGCTCCTAACTCAGACTTCCTCCTCGACATTCTCAAGCATCGCGCCAACAAGACCCTTTTTGAACAGTATGCTGAAGGCGTTAGTGGCACGCTTGGTGACCGCCATCTCATCGAGAAGATGGTTCGGGAGAAGAACCTTCGTCACGTCGACCCGTTCAAGCATTCCTATACCTACTTCTACGACGAAAAGTACGGAGAGTCTTTCACGGTCCAGCCCAGGCATCTTGAGGAGGTTATGAAAGGTCTACGCATCGCTATTGACCATGGCGTTCTCATCCCGCGATCTCTTGGAGAGCTGGTTCTTCAACGACAAATCACTATTCTTCAACTGCTCAATGTGATGATCGAAGATATCCTCGATCAAGGATCACAGACCAGAGCGCGAAGCGGAGCGAAGAAGCTGTCTAAGAATGCACCTCTTTCCGAGTCTGCCTCCAAACAGACGACCGTTAAACTTACACCCCAGGAAGTGGCCGCCATCGCTTCTGACCAAAAGTCCTCCCTCGAAGAGTATTTGTCACTTCTCAGAACCGAGCCTACAGTCCTATGCCCCGGTGTCAACGTCCAGTTCTTCAGCCGTCCTGAGCTTGTGCCTGACGAAAAAGGTCGCTCGCTGCCAGTTCATACCGACAAGTACATCGGACCCGCCGTCTTTGAGACAGTCCACCACGCAGTCCAAGGCATCGCCATCTGGAATTCCATCACGGgcctccttgatcttctcgttAAACCATCCACCGACAAGCTGTACAAGTCAACAATCCTGCAAGAGCTCTCCAATATGTGCCACTTCGAGTACGCCCGTACACAGGCGCTTTTCAAGCGCCAAGTTTCCACTCGAAGTGGATCTAAATGGTTCAAGCGAATTTCCAACGCATGTGATAACTCAGGGAACGCCAAGGTCTCAATGAAGGGCAAGCCAGAAGAGCTCACGCGTTCAGACCCTCAGTTGCACTACTTACTGCGACTCTGCCAGCCGGAGACTACTGTCACGAAAGCGGCTGAGTGGATGGAGAAGCTCAGCGATCTCTACAAGGCGCATCCTTTGGAGCGAGAGAAGCTTGACGAGAGGGAGTCCCGGATTCTGCACGACGTTGCTGCCATCGTAGCATTCTTCCAGGATCTTTCTAGAGTGTACTCACTTCCATCGGCGTCACGAAAGAAAGGAAATCTGCTGGTCGCTGGCCTGCAAGAGGTTGATACTGAGCTCAaccagatcaagaaggaagtTGACCTGCGCGACTATGCTGCACCCATCGACAATCTCCTAGAACCTGGCATGTCTGCTAAAGCACTGGAAGCACTGGATGAGTTCATCGAGGAGAAGACGGGCACAAAGATGGCATCTCTTTACCAAGATGAACTAGAGAAGGTATTCCGAAACGTTGAAGAACAGTACCAGCAGGCCAAGAATAAGGCGAATACGGATAGCAAGACGGATTTCGTTCCCATCGACACCGCTCCCGTGGACACAAAGGAAAGAATCGAGACTCGAAGACAGAAGGAAAAGACACGCCCAGAACATTCCTCCGTCTACGCGATTACCCCAATCACAGACTCTGCTGAGGAAAAGGAACCTGGAAAGCCAACACAGCCACTAAAGGTCAGCTCATCGACAGCCGAGGTTTTCGCGACCCTCTTCGACAAGACTCAGTCACGAGGATCCGTCAGCTGGTCATCATTCGAGGCGGCCATGTCCGAACTCGGATTTTCGGTGCTGCCCCGATTTGGATCTGTGTACACGTTCAGACCTTCTGAGGATATGGATATCAAGCGGCCTGTTAGCATTCACCGCCCTCACCAGTCGCGAATCGAGGGCTATTTGATTCTGATTTTGGCGAGACGCCTGAACCGGGCTTTTGGATGGAGTGAGGAGTCTTTTGTCACTGAGTAA
- a CDS encoding hypothetical protein (EggNog:ENOG41) encodes MGDIPYDYRWKVILLGDSTVGKSNIASQFTQNEFQPESQPTIGVKPTTKIVHCNSKAVKVNIWDTAGLEKYRAPVRYYDDAVAVMVVYDITRRQSFENAARWLEEVRKHGEPGIVIMLVGNKTDLERRRSVTTEEGRKFAKLNKLRFIETSACENSQVERAFETILNGMAGPF; translated from the exons ATGGGCGATATACCATACGAT TACCGTTGGAAAG TAATTCTCCTGGGTGACTCAACGGTTGGAAAGTCAAATATCGCCAGTCAATTCACACAAAATGAATTCCAGCCCGAATCCCAACCAACAATTGGCGTGAAGCCCACCACCAAGATCGTGCATTGCAATTCCAAGGCTGTCAAAGTTAATATCTGGGACACAGCTGGTCTAGAAAAATACCGGGCGCCAGTACGATATTACGATGATGCCGTGGCTGTAATGGTGGTCTACGATATAACCAGGCGTCAGAGCTTTGAGAATGCGGCACGATGGTTGGAAGAGGTTCGGAAGCACGGTGAGCCTGGGATCGTTATCATGCTCGTGGGGAATAAAACGGACCTGGAGCGCAGAAGGTCTGTGACAACGGAGGAGGGGAGGAAATTTGCGA AACTCAACAAACTTCGCTTTATCGAAACATCCGCTTGCGAAAACAGTCAAGTTGAACGTGCTTTCGAGACCATTCTAAACGGTATGGCTGGCCCCTTCTGA
- a CDS encoding hypothetical protein (EggNog:ENOG41) yields MIDLRFFHHFLLHAYPGLPIQGEEVWKEVAKYSHGFDFLAHAMLAVGASHLGLCNGNDYNSDAISHRVKAIKSLNSALSTPCQTKEEGDARYATLMALTWQSSYMPDGMQEFLSMLRGCTIVSKCSVFQFEGSVFRMFTTEGHVQRVEDINNGFDIGLSDDGVIDAGVASLKAIAPLSKSTLEVSLVAALQSILEMSRTACVSGKMPPISLWVIR; encoded by the exons ATGATCGACCTACGCTTCTTTCAccactttcttcttcatgcgtACCCTGGGCTTCCGATCCAGGGCGAAGAAGTATGGAAAGAAGTTGCGAAGTATTCTCATGGC TTTGACTTCCTGGCTCACGCGATGCTGGCCGTCGGGGCTTCGCACCTGGGCCTCTGTAATGGCAATGACTACAACTCAGACGCCATATCGCATCGCGTCAAAGCTATCAAGTCGCTCAATTCTGCTCTAAGTACCCCATGTCAGACCAAGGAAGAGGGTGATGCTCGATATGCCACTCTCATGGCTCTAACTTGGCAGTCCTCGTATATGCCTGATGGGATGCAAGAGTTCTTGTCCATGCTTCGTGGCTGTACTATTGTTTCTAAATGCTCAGTCTTCCAATTTGAAGGCTCAGTGTTTCGCATGTTCACAACAGAAGGGCACGTACAGCGTGTTGAAGATATCAACAACGGATTCGACATCGGCCTATCCGATGATGGAGTCATTGACGCTGGTGTTGCATCCTTGAAGGCTATTGCGCCTCTGAGTAAAAGCACGCTTGAAGTAAGCCTCGTCGCAGCTCTTCAGAGTATCCTCGAGATGTCACGGACTGCATGCGTCAGTGGTAAGATGCCACCCATCTCGCTCTGGGTGATTCGCTGa
- a CDS encoding hypothetical protein (EggNog:ENOG41) — protein sequence MSNIHNISSASLNELLYAYADVFDAVDSLQEAGMKRELVPKLVVTGDQSSGKSSVLEAICRVPFPVDQDLCTRFPIELIQRKTDKGSIIVNISAVEPTPTRDALSQFNRELIPGDTVGLGAAIQEASSLILGNTPGSANYRRFSRDVLRIIISGPEKYPLTLVDLPGFFQSSNMNQNERDKEIVDEIVAPYLREPRNGILLIMPAHVLWNVLRAPSEVACTAVDPSGTRTLGIFTALDKSTYKDQIKKHFSGQESWYPQHGWHGLKNLSTEERRQGENRDEVEAAFFAKKWPEIDRSCKGIESLRPKLSEFLANQIREHLGGLINDVETEIKTLDAHLERLGRKKTTEQQQRDYLSRMAGDFRQLCYSAVQGHYSEDFFNDPKDSTQESQDKRLQSVTRALGQQFISTMIEKGKKTQLEAPDCNGHTNLPQSLQSGLLSRLQATFKETIHNALAHDHSGERVSGSTWQRPRERRDSSGSASNRRDRHTKRRSQSGNVADEDGPNDVDYEHDNSDEDGYDHDGEDQYGDEDDPEELPRHDTDPEDSIEKDSQDEAAISVPSFLRADIVKMYESFAPPTKKSFEDFETQVLAMAVQWRGTESLDDVNPAMVSRLYREETSHWEAIANCHLQLVWDAVMRFVDLALEHCVDSSLLKFLERSVINNRLEMLRLSAQAKLQELVKCHQGTNPGFHDFLREFQDESLEFSNRIKLDSVDGRKAILQRIDSTLSAKTFEKILEWSCQSVGGVIPSKGIVASAVLSQIKEIIAGQVPTNDAQHSSAGRYHQDTERGAVRRSIMMIEKYYKLSLVSFIAYVNALVIHNGLLEKVPHEIFTHTIVSEQSAKTISYIAGEKEKDTKKRLDCERKLGILQKALVALENFRNND from the exons ATGTCCAACATCCATAACATTTCTTCGGCTTCGCTGAACGAACTCCTGTACGCCTATGCAGACGTGTTTGATGCTGTCGACAGCCTACAAGAAGCCGGTATGAAACGAGAGCTTGTCCCTAAGCTCGTCGTGACTGGTGATCAAAGCAGTGGCAAAAGCTCTGTACTGGAGGCTATCTGTCGGGTTCCTTTCCCGGTTGACCAGGACCTTTGCACCAGGTTCCCTATTGAACTGATACAGCGCAAGACCGACAAAGGCTctatcatcgtcaacatcagcGCTGTGGAGCCGACGCCCACTCGCGATGCTCTCAGCCAGTTCAATAGGGAACTCATACCAGGTGATACGGTGGGATTGGGAGCTGCAATTCAAGAGGCATCCAGTCTCATTTTGGGAAACACACCCGGCTCTGCCAACTACCGCCGTTTTAGCAGAGATGTTTTGAGGATCATCATCTCGGGTCCTGAAAAGTATCCCCTCACACTTGTGGACCTTCCCGGGTTTTTTCAATCTAGCAACATGAACCAGAACGAGAGAGACAAGGAAATTGTTGACGAAATAGTGGCGCCCTATTTGAGAGAACCACGGAATGGTATACTTTTGATTATGCCAGCCCATGTTTTATGGAATGTGCTTCGAGCTCCGTCCGAAGTAGCATGCACTGCTGTTGATCCTTCCGGGACCAGGACGCTTGGGATCTTTACCGCACTTGACAAATCGACCTACAAAGACCAGATCAAAAAGCATTTCTCAGGACAAGAGTCTTGGTACCCTCAGCATGGTTGGCATGGCCTCAAGAACCTGTCAACAGAGGAAAGAAGGCAAGGAGAAAAccgagatgaagttgaggcGGCTTTTTTCGCCAAGAAGTGGCCAGAGATCGACAGATCCTGTAAGGGAATCGAAAGTTTGCGTCCGAAACTCAGCGAGTTCTTGGCGAACCAAATTAGAGAGCACCTTGGAGGGCTCATCAACGATGTGGAGACAGAGATCAAAACTCTCGACGCGCATCTTGAGAGGCTGGGCAGAAAGAAGACAACTGAGCAACAGCAACGAGATTACCTGTCGAGAATGGCCGGAGACTTTCGCCAGCTTTGTTACAGTGCGGTACAAGGGCACTACAGCGAAGACTTCTTCAACGACCCAAAGGACTCGACACAGGAAAGCCAAGATAAACGATTGCAATCTGTTACTAGAGCCCTTGGGCAGCAGTTTATCTCCACTATGATcgagaagggaaaaaagacaCAGCTTGAGGCCCCTGATTGCAACGGACATACGAATCTTCCCCAAAGTTTGCAAAGCGGACTGTTGTCACGTTTGCAAGCCACTTTCAAGGAAACTATTCACAATGCACTGGCTCATGATCATAGTGGTGAAAGAGTCAGTGGCTCTACATGGCAAAGACCCCGGGAGAGACGTGATAGTTCTGGGTCGGCCAGTAATAGGCGTGACAGACATACAAAGAGACGTTCCCAATCGGGCAATGTCGCAGACGAAGATGGCCCCAATGACGTCGACTACGAGCACGACAACAGTGACGAAGACGGATATGATCATGACGGAGAAGACCAATatggcgatgaggacgaccCAGAAGAGCTTCCCAGACATGACACAGATCCCGAAGACAGTATCGAGAAAGACTCGCAAGACGAGGCAGCCATCTCTGTTCCATCCTTCCTACGTGCAGACATTGTAAAAATGTACGAGTCTTTCGCCCCACCAACCAAAAAAAGTTTTGAAGACTTCGAGACTCAGGTTCTAGCTATGGCTGTTCAATGGAGAGGAACGGAAAGCTTGGATGATGTCAATCCCGCCATGGTGTCAAGACTATACCGTGAAGAGACATCGCATTGGGAAGCAATTGCGAATTGCCATCTTCAGCTTGTGTGGGATGCAGTGATGCGTTTCGTTGACCTGGCTCTCGAACATTGTGTAGATTCGTCTCTCTTGAAATTTCTCGAGCGCTCCGTCATCAACAATCGCCTTGAAATGCTTCGCCTCAGTGCCCAGGCAAAACTCCAGGAACTTGTTAAGTGTCACCAAGGAACGAATCCAGGATTCCATGACTTTCTCCGAGAGTTCCAAGACGAATCATTGGAGTTCAGCAACAGAATCAAGCTAGATAGTGTTGACGGGAGGAAAGCCATACTTCAGCGGATCGATTCCACATTGTCGGCAAAGACGTTTGAAAAGATCCTGGAATGGTCTTGTCAGTCAGTAGGAGGTGTCATTCCATCCAAGGGTATAGTTGCCAGTGCTGTACTGAGCCagataaaagaaataattgcTGGCCAAGTTCCGACAAACGACGCGCAACATAGCTCAGCAGGTAGGTACCACCAGGACACCGAACGGGGCGCAGTGCGTCGGAGTATCATGATGATTGAGAAGTACTACAAG TTGTCCTTGGTCTCTTTTATCGCCTATGTTAATGCACTGGTCATCCACAATGGCCTTCTGGAAAAGGTTCCGCATGAGATCTTCACTCATACTATTGTCTCCGAGCAAAGTGCGAAGACCATCTCTTACATCGCGggtgagaaagaaaaggataCGAAGAAGCGTTTAGACTGCGAGAGAAAATTGGGAATTTTGCAGAAGGCTTTGGTTGCCCTCGAGAACTTTCGCAACAATGATTGA
- a CDS encoding hypothetical protein (EggNog:ENOG41): MAKPYCQAESAGIDLDIAGQGIVTAYVIQLVLVLFLGLCFKLTTSWIQTFSRIGGSLQKDSSFRATCQWWQTTLSETRFAEAASSAMLDFHESQALFAATISITAIITFDAGIYSVLMAQLLMHRAGERRFYTLFFVVLSWVLMTVITEFQDFNADAFEQHLKQVSTIDACGGNPGPMSFCQGIKGENSYDFFNVTLACRFAIHITTSCLIIEWAVNFAKTRMTGDKIKYTKIGGDSWTIFSFAQTKGAKLSLGVFWATIQLLTVIMIFIGLHEMIELLDMHSAGGGLST, from the exons ATGGCAAAGCCATACTGTCAGGCTGAGAGTGCTGGCATTGACTTGGACATCGCTGGACAAGGT ATCGTCACGGCGTATGTTATCCAGCTTGTGCTCGTTCTGTTCCTTGGCCTCTGTTTCAAACTCACAACATCGTGGATCCAAACATTTAGCCGCATAGGTGGCTCACTCCAGAAGGACTCTAGCTTTCGAGCCACATGCCAATGGTGGCAGACAACACTGTCCGAAACACGCTTCGCGGAAGCTGCATCCTCTGCCATGCTTGACTTTCATGAATCACAAGCGTTGTTCGCTGCTACCATCTCAATCACAGCCATCATCACTTTCGACG CTGGTATATATTCCGTCCTAATGGCACAGCTATTGATGCACCGAGCTGGCGAGCGGCGTTTCTATACCCTCTTCTTCGTTGTCCTGTCATGGGTCCTCATGACTGTAATCACAGAGTTTCAAGACTTCAATGCTGATGCATTTGAACAACACTTGAAGCAGGTTTCGACCATCGATGCCTGCGGAGGTAATCCCGGGCCGATGAGCTTCTGTCAGGGAATCAAGGGGGAAAATAGTTACGACTTCTTCAACGTTACTCTTGCATGTCGGTTTGCTATTCACATCACCACATCATGTCTTATAATCGAGTGGGCTGTGAACTTCGCCAAGACGCGAATGACGGGTGATAAGATCAAGTATACGAAGATTGGCGGAGATTCTTGGACAATCTTCTCATTTGCACAGACCAAAGGTGCTAAACTCTCGCTGGGTGTCTTCTGGGCTACTATTCAACTCCTGACCGTtatcatgatcttcattgGTCTGCACGAGATGATTGAACTTCTGGATATGCACTcggctggtggtggtctgTCGACATAG
- a CDS encoding hypothetical protein (EggNog:ENOG41), with protein sequence MSDMSATVEPTAKGFAVCGYEKIEYDFEFLDGVFNTANPQLYQLYSPWGRCLAVMDLNIFNLYGNEMQRYFDHYGIPLTIHKTMIGEKAKSMDTLLSIVDSMTDFGIYRKEPVLVVGGGLVTDVAGFACAAYRRNTNYIRIPTTVIGLIDASVSIKVAVNYGRYKNRLGAYHAPSHTFLDFTFLRSLPVAQIRNGFAELIKISTCAHKDTYDLLEKYCEQLINTGFGRSDDATPEIKEVADKICRAGIHEMLKLETPNLHEIMLDRVIAYGHTWSPLHELVPETPLRHGHAISIDMAYSATLAHIRGLLSSEEHTRLLNLFSRAGLSMDHPQFDASLLEKATAAILKTRDGKLRAAVPVNPMGDCVFLNDVSHDEMVAALEEHKKIMKSYPRQGAGLEAFVDSSDTGYTMNGAPVENGNAQNIPLNGVQNAKLHASGPEGVDGLQQDSSSDDDYVVSSSKTNGHQDKGILSDLKEKANGIQNQIAKAVTVESQ encoded by the exons ATGTCTGATATGAGTGCTACCGTCGAGCCCACCGCCAAGGGTTTCGCTGTCTGTGGCTATGAGAAGATCGAGTATGACTTTGAGTTTCTCGATGGTGTTTTCAACACTGCCAATCCTCAGCTGTACCAGCTCTACTCCCCCTGGGGACGATGTCTGGCTGTGATGGACCTCAACATCTTTAACCTGTATGGGAATGAGATGCAGAGGTACTTTGATCATTATGGCATTCCTCTTACTATTCACAAGACTATGATtggtgagaaggccaagagcaTGGATACGTTGTTGTCCATTGTTGATTCTATGACCGATTTCGGTATTTACCGAAAGGAGCCTGTTCTTGTCGTTGGTGGCGGTCTCGTCACCGATGTTGCTGG CTTCGCCTGTGCTGCGTATCGCCGCAACACCAACTACATCCGCATCCCCACCACAGTCATCGGTCTCATCGATGCCTCAGTCTCCATCAAAGTCGCCGTCAACTACGGCCGCTACAAGAACCGTCTCGGGGCCTACCACGCCCCATCCCACACATTCCTTGACTTCACTTTCCTCCGCAGTCTCCCCGTAGCACAGATCCGCAACGGCTTTGCAGAGCTGATCAAGATCTCTACTTGTGCTCACAAGGATACTtatgatcttcttgagaagtatTGTGAGCAGCTTATCAACACTGGCTTTGGACGATCAGATGATGCTACTCCTGAGATCAAGGAGGTTGCTGATAAGATCTGCCGTGCTGGTATCCATGAGATGCTGAAGCTTGAGACACCAAACTTGCATGAGATTATGCTTGATCGTGTTATTGCTTACGGCCATACTTGGTCTCCTCTTCATGAGCTTGTCCCTGAGACGCCTCTTCGCCATGGTCATGCTATCTCCATTGACATGGCATACTCTGCTACCCTCGCTCACATCCGTGGTCTCCTCTCATCAGAGGAACATACCCGTCTCTTGAACCTCTTCTCCCGAGCTGGTCTCTCCATGGACCATCCTCAATTCGATGCTTcccttcttgagaaggccaCAGCTGCCATTCTTAAGACCCGTGACGGCAAGCTTCGCGCAGCTGTTCCCGTCAACCCAATGGGTGACTGTGTCTTCCTGAACGATGTCAGCCACGACGAGATGGTCGCTGCTCTAGAGGAGCACAAGAAAATCATGAAGTCTTACCCTCGCCAGGGCGCAGGTCTAGAGGCTTTCGTTGACTCTAGTGACACTGGTTACACCATGAATGGTGCACCCGTCGAGAACGGCAATGCTCAGAACATTCCCCTCAATGGCGTACAGAACGCTAAGCTTCACGCCTCTGGTCCTGAGGGTGTTGATGGCCTTCAGCAGGACTCTAGCAGCGACGATGACTATGTCGTCAGCTCTTCCAAGACCAACGGTCACCAGGACAAGGGTATCCTCAGTGACCTGAAGGAGAAGGCGAATGGTATTCAGAACCAGATCGCCAAGGCCGTCACTGTTGAGAGTCAATGA